The following coding sequences are from one Geodermatophilus normandii window:
- a CDS encoding ferredoxin: MRVTADRELCVGSGACEMLAPDVFEVDDDGTVHVLQDEPDDPDPVRQAAQQCPTRALSVEE; this comes from the coding sequence ATGCGGGTCACCGCCGACCGCGAGCTGTGCGTGGGGTCGGGCGCCTGCGAGATGCTCGCCCCGGACGTCTTCGAGGTCGACGACGACGGCACCGTGCACGTGCTGCAGGACGAGCCGGACGATCCCGACCCCGTCCGGCAGGCCGCCCAGCAGTGCCCGACCCGCGCGCTGTCCGTGGAGGAGTGA
- a CDS encoding aspartate/glutamate racemase family protein: MPHPPLTAGTRPDTTTPAVRQRVVGMLGGMSWESTAEYYRLANELVRERLGGLHSARLLLASVDFAEIEHLQVAGEWDRAGQLLAGEAARLEAAGAELLVLCTNTMHRVADQVQAAVDVPLLHLADATAAAVRAAGLSTVGLLGTAFTMEQDFYRDRLAGHGLRVLVPGAADRAEVHRVIYDELCRGVVREESREAYRQVIARLVDAGAQGVVLGCTEIELLIGAADSPVPVFPTTRLHVEAAITAALDGVPAGAP, translated from the coding sequence GTGCCGCACCCGCCCCTGACCGCGGGCACCCGCCCGGACACCACGACCCCGGCAGTCCGCCAGCGGGTGGTCGGCATGCTCGGCGGGATGAGCTGGGAGTCCACCGCCGAGTACTACCGGCTGGCCAACGAGCTGGTCCGCGAGCGCCTCGGCGGGCTGCACTCGGCACGCCTGCTGCTCGCCTCCGTGGACTTCGCCGAGATCGAGCACCTGCAGGTGGCCGGCGAGTGGGACCGGGCCGGGCAGCTCCTGGCCGGGGAGGCGGCCCGGCTGGAGGCGGCGGGCGCCGAGCTCCTGGTGCTCTGCACCAACACCATGCACCGCGTGGCCGACCAGGTGCAGGCCGCCGTGGACGTCCCGCTGCTGCACCTGGCCGACGCGACCGCCGCCGCGGTACGGGCCGCGGGACTGTCCACGGTGGGGCTGCTGGGCACCGCGTTCACGATGGAGCAGGACTTCTACCGCGACCGGCTGGCCGGGCACGGCCTGCGCGTGCTGGTCCCCGGCGCGGCGGACCGGGCCGAGGTGCACCGCGTCATCTACGACGAGCTGTGCCGCGGCGTCGTGCGCGAGGAGTCCCGCGAGGCGTACCGGCAGGTCATCGCGCGGCTCGTGGACGCCGGCGCGCAGGGCGTGGTCCTCGGCTGCACCGAGATCGAGCTGCTGATCGGGGCCGCGGACAGCCCCGTCCCGGTCTTCCCGACCACCAGGCTGCACGTCGAGGCGGCGATCACGGCCGCGCTCGACGGCGTCCCGGCCGGGGCGCCCTGA
- a CDS encoding cytochrome P450, which translates to MSVEAPIPPAEVDLATVDLSDRDWWVRPPAERHAALDRLRAERPFAFFAEPEIPGIPAGPGYHAVTRYADLEAISSQPAVFCSGRGAVSMQDVPAELHEFYGSLISMDDPRHAKIRRIVSKTFTPRMLERTLDSVRTVVDDVLARARATAEANDGAIDVVADLAAPIPLRVICDMMGVPEADRPGVLANSTIILSGGDPELIENDDPFTAFLTAGMEMAALMERLAGERLADPRDDLTTALVRSEVDGERLSHQEIASFFILLLVAGNETTRNAISQGLLTLSEWPQERARWAADPSLDRTGVEEVVRWVSPVTWMRRTATQDGEIGGHRFTAGEKFLLFYNAANRDPAVFADPQRFDVGRDPNPHVGFGSRGPHFCLGAHLARRELQVTFRAVFEQLPDLEVTGPPRRLASSFVNGLKRLPARLGGTR; encoded by the coding sequence GTGAGCGTCGAGGCCCCGATCCCGCCGGCTGAGGTGGACCTGGCGACGGTGGACCTGTCCGACCGGGACTGGTGGGTGCGCCCGCCGGCCGAGCGGCACGCCGCGCTGGACCGGCTGCGCGCGGAGCGGCCCTTCGCCTTCTTCGCCGAGCCCGAGATCCCCGGCATCCCGGCCGGCCCCGGGTACCACGCGGTCACCCGCTACGCCGACCTCGAGGCCATCAGCTCGCAGCCGGCGGTGTTCTGCTCGGGCAGGGGCGCGGTGTCCATGCAGGACGTCCCGGCCGAGCTGCACGAGTTCTACGGCTCCCTGATCAGCATGGACGACCCGCGGCACGCCAAGATCCGCCGGATCGTCTCGAAGACCTTCACCCCGCGGATGCTCGAGCGGACGCTGGACTCGGTGCGCACGGTCGTCGACGACGTCCTGGCGCGGGCCCGGGCGACGGCGGAGGCGAACGACGGCGCCATCGACGTCGTCGCCGACCTCGCCGCGCCCATCCCGCTGCGGGTCATCTGCGACATGATGGGCGTCCCCGAGGCCGACCGGCCGGGCGTGCTGGCCAACTCCACCATCATCCTGTCCGGCGGCGACCCGGAGCTGATCGAGAACGACGACCCGTTCACCGCGTTCCTCACCGCCGGCATGGAGATGGCCGCGCTGATGGAGCGGCTGGCCGGCGAGCGGCTGGCCGACCCGCGCGACGACCTGACCACGGCGCTGGTCCGGTCCGAGGTCGACGGCGAGCGGCTCTCGCACCAGGAGATCGCCTCCTTCTTCATCCTGCTGCTGGTGGCCGGCAACGAGACCACCCGCAACGCCATCTCCCAGGGCCTGCTGACGCTCTCGGAGTGGCCGCAGGAGCGGGCGCGGTGGGCCGCCGACCCGTCCCTCGACCGCACGGGCGTCGAGGAGGTCGTGCGCTGGGTCAGCCCGGTGACCTGGATGCGCCGCACCGCCACGCAGGACGGTGAGATCGGCGGCCACCGCTTCACCGCGGGGGAGAAGTTCCTGCTCTTCTACAACGCCGCCAACCGCGACCCCGCGGTCTTCGCCGACCCGCAGCGCTTCGACGTCGGTCGCGACCCCAACCCGCACGTCGGCTTCGGCTCCCGGGGCCCGCACTTCTGCCTGGGCGCGCACCTGGCCCGCCGCGAGCTGCAGGTCACCTTCCGGGCCGTGTTCGAGCAGCTGCCCGACCTCGAGGTGACCGGCCCGCCGCGCCGGCTGGCGTCGTCGTTCGTCAACGGCCTCAAGCGGCTGCCGGCCCGGCTCGGCGGGACCCGCTGA
- a CDS encoding hemerythrin domain-containing protein yields the protein MTASTDDRDVVDVLTTDHHEVLDLVGRIPTADAAQRRDMADTVIAELMRHSVAEEMFVYPAMREHLPDGEAAVQDDIEEHQQLVEVMKELESVDSADPRFLEVLGRLEGVLRHHVSDEETEQFPQLRARLPREQLVEIGHKVETAKKAAPTRPHPSSPHSALFHKTLGPGVGMVDRLRDALTGRSRNT from the coding sequence ATGACCGCGAGCACCGACGACCGCGACGTCGTCGACGTCCTGACCACCGACCACCACGAGGTCCTCGACCTGGTCGGCCGGATCCCGACCGCCGACGCCGCCCAGCGACGCGACATGGCCGACACCGTGATCGCGGAGCTGATGCGGCACTCCGTGGCCGAGGAGATGTTCGTCTACCCGGCCATGCGCGAGCACCTGCCCGACGGCGAGGCCGCCGTCCAGGACGACATCGAGGAGCACCAGCAGCTCGTCGAGGTGATGAAGGAGCTGGAGAGCGTCGACTCGGCCGACCCCCGCTTCCTCGAGGTCCTCGGCCGTCTGGAGGGGGTGCTGCGCCACCACGTCTCCGACGAGGAGACCGAGCAGTTCCCCCAGCTGCGGGCCCGGCTGCCGCGCGAGCAGCTGGTGGAGATCGGGCACAAGGTGGAGACGGCGAAGAAGGCCGCCCCGACCCGGCCGCACCCGTCCTCCCCGCACAGCGCGCTGTTCCACAAGACGCTGGGCCCGGGCGTCGGGATGGTCGACCGGCTGCGCGACGCCCTGACCGGCCGCTCCCGCAACACCTGA
- a CDS encoding GNAT family N-acetyltransferase: MADVMEPTVQDAPEAERYEIRDGDRLLGLAAYDRSGSRVVFTHTEIDPDAEGSGLGGKLVRAALDDVRSRGERVVPRCSFVRGWIERHPEYGDLVDRDDA; the protein is encoded by the coding sequence TTGGCCGACGTCATGGAGCCGACCGTGCAGGACGCCCCCGAGGCCGAGCGTTACGAGATCCGCGACGGTGACCGCCTGCTGGGGCTGGCCGCCTACGACCGCAGTGGCAGCCGGGTGGTGTTCACCCACACCGAGATCGACCCCGACGCCGAGGGCTCCGGGCTGGGCGGGAAGCTCGTCCGTGCCGCCCTGGACGACGTCCGGTCGCGCGGTGAGCGGGTGGTGCCGCGCTGCTCGTTCGTGCGGGGCTGGATCGAGCGCCACCCCGAGTACGGCGACCTGGTCGACCGCGACGACGCCTGA
- a CDS encoding cystathionine beta-synthase yields the protein MQYAESVVDLIGGTPLVRLSRVTRDLGPDAPLVLAKVEYLNPGGSVKDRVAVRMVDAAEASGALRPGGTIVEPTSGNTGIGLALVAQQRGYSCVFVCPDKVGQEKINVLRAYGAEVVVCPTAVDPSDPRSYYSVSDRLARETPGGWKPDQYANPANPRSHYETTGPEIWAQTEGRVTCFVTGVGTGGTISGTGRYLKEASDGRVRVVGVDPEGSVYSGGTGRPYLVEGVGEDFWPDAYDRSVADDIVPVSDADSFTMTRRLAREEGLLVGGSCGMAVVGALRTAEQLGPDDVVVVLLPDGGRGYLNKIFNDQWMADYGFLDVTTGETVGELLQAKDGATPVLVHTHPNETVRDAIDILREYGVSQLPVVRAEPPVTAGEVVGSVDEKVLLDALFAGRASLSDRVEKHMSGPLPIIGSGEPVSAAVAEFGEADALVVHVDGKPAGVVTRQDVLGHLAGVAK from the coding sequence GTGCAGTACGCCGAGTCCGTCGTCGACCTGATCGGCGGCACCCCGCTGGTCCGGCTGTCGCGGGTGACCCGCGACCTGGGACCGGACGCGCCCCTGGTGCTGGCCAAGGTCGAGTACCTCAACCCCGGCGGCTCGGTGAAGGACCGCGTCGCCGTCCGCATGGTCGACGCCGCGGAGGCCAGCGGCGCGCTGCGGCCCGGCGGCACGATCGTGGAGCCCACCAGCGGCAACACCGGCATCGGCCTGGCGCTGGTCGCCCAGCAGCGCGGCTACTCGTGCGTCTTCGTCTGCCCCGACAAGGTCGGCCAGGAGAAGATCAACGTGCTCCGGGCCTACGGCGCCGAGGTCGTCGTCTGCCCCACCGCCGTCGACCCGTCCGACCCGCGCTCCTACTACTCGGTCTCCGACCGGCTGGCCCGCGAGACGCCGGGCGGCTGGAAGCCCGACCAGTACGCCAACCCGGCCAACCCGCGCTCGCACTACGAGACCACCGGCCCCGAGATCTGGGCGCAGACCGAGGGCCGGGTGACCTGCTTCGTCACCGGCGTCGGCACCGGCGGCACGATCAGCGGCACCGGCCGCTACCTCAAGGAGGCCTCCGACGGCCGCGTCCGCGTGGTCGGCGTCGACCCCGAGGGCTCGGTCTACTCCGGCGGCACCGGCCGGCCCTACCTGGTCGAGGGCGTCGGCGAGGACTTCTGGCCCGACGCCTACGACCGCTCGGTCGCCGACGACATCGTCCCGGTCTCCGACGCCGACTCCTTCACGATGACCCGGCGGCTGGCCCGGGAGGAGGGGCTGCTGGTCGGCGGCTCGTGCGGCATGGCCGTCGTCGGCGCGCTGCGCACGGCCGAGCAGCTCGGCCCGGACGACGTCGTGGTGGTGCTGCTGCCCGACGGCGGCCGCGGCTACCTGAACAAGATCTTCAACGACCAGTGGATGGCCGACTACGGCTTCCTCGACGTCACCACCGGCGAGACCGTGGGCGAGCTCCTGCAGGCCAAGGACGGCGCCACGCCGGTCCTCGTGCACACGCACCCGAACGAGACCGTCCGCGACGCCATCGACATCCTCCGCGAGTACGGGGTGAGCCAGCTGCCCGTCGTCCGCGCCGAGCCGCCGGTGACCGCGGGCGAGGTGGTCGGGTCGGTCGACGAGAAGGTCCTGCTCGACGCCCTGTTCGCCGGACGGGCGTCGCTGTCCGACCGGGTGGAGAAGCACATGTCCGGGCCGCTGCCGATCATCGGCTCGGGTGAGCCGGTCAGCGCCGCGGTCGCCGAGTTCGGCGAGGCCGACGCCCTCGTGGTGCACGTCGACGGCAAGCCCGCCGGCGTCGTCACCCGCCAGGACGTCCTCGGCCACCTCGCGGGGGTGGCGAAGTGA
- the pgi gene encoding glucose-6-phosphate isomerase gives MRISQTPEWQALTEHHGEIGDRSLRELFAEDPERGTDLVVAAGDLRLDYSKNRLTRETVRLLAALADAAGLRERTEAMFRGEHVNTTEDRAVLHVALRDPAPSGLVVDGRDVNAEVHEVLGRMASFADRVRSGEWTGHTGERIRAVVNIGIGGSDLGPAMAYQALREYSERSITFRFVSNIDPTDLAEATRDLDPASTLFIVASKTFTTQETLTNAREARRWLLEGLGGDESAVAKHFAAVSTNAEKVADFGIDTDNMFGFWDWVGGRYSFTSAIGLSLMVAIGPERYRELLDGFHTMDEHFRTAPWEENLPALLGLISVWYIDFFGTRTQAVLPYAQYLARFPAYLQQLCMESNGKSVRLDGSPVDVATGEIVWGEPGTNGQHAFYQLLHQGTVLVPADFLAFAQPNHDLDGMHDLFLSNFLAQPRALAFGRTAEEVAADGTAPEVVPHKVMPGNHPSNAIVAPKLTPSTLGQLVAAYEHRVFTQGVVWGINSFDQWGVELGKVMASELAPKLQSEGAPDYDSDSSTNALVRVLREGRGRPA, from the coding sequence ATGCGGATCAGCCAGACCCCGGAGTGGCAGGCCCTGACCGAGCACCACGGCGAGATCGGGGACCGCTCCCTCCGGGAGCTCTTCGCCGAGGACCCGGAGCGGGGCACGGACCTGGTGGTCGCCGCCGGTGACCTCCGCCTCGACTACTCGAAGAACCGGCTGACCCGCGAGACGGTCCGGCTGCTGGCCGCGCTCGCCGACGCCGCCGGGCTGCGCGAGCGCACCGAGGCGATGTTCCGCGGGGAGCACGTCAACACCACCGAGGACCGCGCGGTCCTGCACGTCGCGCTGCGCGACCCGGCCCCGAGCGGGCTGGTCGTCGACGGGCGCGACGTCAACGCCGAGGTGCACGAGGTGCTGGGCCGCATGGCCTCCTTCGCCGACCGGGTGCGCAGCGGCGAGTGGACCGGGCACACCGGCGAGCGGATCCGGGCGGTGGTCAACATCGGCATCGGCGGCTCCGACCTCGGTCCGGCGATGGCCTACCAGGCGCTGCGCGAGTACTCCGAACGGTCGATCACCTTCCGGTTCGTCTCCAACATCGACCCGACCGACCTCGCCGAGGCCACCCGTGACCTGGACCCGGCCAGCACGCTGTTCATCGTCGCGTCGAAGACGTTCACCACCCAGGAGACCCTCACCAACGCCCGCGAGGCCCGGCGGTGGCTGCTCGAGGGGCTCGGCGGGGACGAGTCCGCGGTCGCGAAGCACTTCGCCGCCGTCTCGACCAACGCGGAGAAGGTCGCCGACTTCGGCATCGACACCGACAACATGTTCGGGTTCTGGGACTGGGTCGGCGGGCGGTACTCGTTCACCTCCGCGATCGGCCTGTCCCTCATGGTCGCCATCGGGCCGGAGCGGTACCGCGAGCTGCTCGACGGGTTCCACACCATGGACGAGCACTTCCGGACGGCGCCGTGGGAGGAGAACCTGCCGGCCCTGCTCGGGCTGATCAGCGTCTGGTACATCGACTTCTTCGGCACCCGCACCCAGGCGGTGCTGCCCTACGCGCAGTACCTGGCCCGCTTCCCGGCCTACCTGCAGCAGCTGTGCATGGAGTCCAACGGCAAGTCGGTGCGCCTGGACGGGTCGCCGGTCGACGTCGCGACGGGCGAGATCGTCTGGGGTGAGCCGGGCACCAACGGCCAGCACGCCTTCTACCAGCTGCTGCACCAGGGCACGGTGCTCGTCCCGGCCGACTTCCTCGCCTTCGCCCAGCCCAACCACGACCTCGACGGGATGCACGACCTGTTCCTGTCCAACTTCCTCGCCCAGCCCCGGGCGCTGGCCTTCGGGCGGACGGCCGAGGAGGTGGCGGCGGACGGCACGGCGCCGGAGGTGGTGCCGCACAAGGTCATGCCCGGCAACCACCCGTCGAACGCGATCGTGGCCCCGAAGCTGACGCCGTCGACACTGGGCCAGCTGGTGGCCGCCTACGAGCACCGGGTCTTCACCCAGGGCGTCGTCTGGGGCATCAACAGCTTCGACCAGTGGGGCGTGGAGCTGGGGAAGGTGATGGCCAGCGAGCTGGCGCCGAAGCTGCAGAGCGAGGGCGCGCCGGACTACGACTCGGACTCCTCGACCAACGCGCTGGTCCGGGTGCTGCGCGAGGGCCGCGGCCGGCCGGCCTAG
- a CDS encoding cystathionine gamma-synthase, giving the protein MSDSSGFDTRAIHAGQDPDPATGDVVVPLHLATTFKQDGVGGLRDGYEYARSGNPTRTALQDLLASLEEGTAGLAFASGLAAEDTLLRTVCRPGSHVVLGGDAYGGTFRLLSRVASRWGVEHTPADLNDADALRGAIRPETRVVWCETPTNPLLNIADIARTAEIAHEAGALLVVDNTFASPYLQRPLTLGADVVVHSTTKYLGGHSDVVGGALVVRDGDLAEQLAYHQNAMGAVSGPLSDWLVVRGIKTLGVRMDRHQANAARIAEHLLAHPAVSRVLYPGLPDHPGHDIAAKQMSGFGGMLSFRLAGGEEAALRACERFTLFTLAESLGGVESLVEHPHRMTHASAAGSPLEVPADLVRLSVGIEDVDDLLADLEQALR; this is encoded by the coding sequence GTGAGCGACTCCTCCGGTTTCGACACCCGGGCGATCCACGCCGGGCAGGACCCCGACCCGGCCACCGGCGACGTCGTCGTCCCGCTCCACCTGGCGACGACGTTCAAGCAGGACGGCGTCGGCGGGCTGCGCGACGGCTACGAGTACGCCCGCAGCGGCAACCCGACCCGCACCGCCCTGCAGGACCTGCTCGCCTCGCTCGAGGAGGGCACCGCGGGCCTGGCGTTCGCCTCCGGGCTGGCCGCCGAGGACACGCTGCTGCGCACCGTCTGCCGGCCCGGCAGCCACGTCGTCCTCGGCGGGGACGCCTACGGCGGCACGTTCCGGCTCCTCTCGCGGGTGGCCTCGCGCTGGGGGGTGGAGCACACGCCGGCCGACCTCAACGACGCCGACGCCCTGCGGGGGGCGATCCGGCCCGAGACGCGGGTGGTCTGGTGCGAGACGCCGACCAACCCGCTGCTCAACATCGCCGACATCGCGCGCACCGCCGAGATCGCCCACGAGGCCGGCGCGCTGCTCGTCGTCGACAACACCTTCGCCTCGCCCTACCTGCAGCGGCCCCTGACCCTGGGCGCCGACGTCGTCGTGCACTCCACGACGAAGTACCTGGGCGGGCACTCCGACGTCGTCGGCGGGGCGCTCGTCGTCCGCGACGGGGACCTCGCCGAGCAACTGGCCTACCACCAGAACGCGATGGGCGCGGTCTCCGGGCCGCTGTCGGACTGGCTGGTGGTGCGCGGCATCAAGACCCTCGGCGTGCGGATGGACCGCCACCAGGCCAACGCCGCGCGGATCGCCGAGCACCTCCTCGCGCACCCGGCGGTCTCGCGGGTGCTCTACCCCGGCCTGCCCGACCACCCCGGCCACGACATCGCGGCGAAGCAGATGTCCGGCTTCGGCGGGATGCTGTCGTTCCGGCTGGCCGGCGGCGAAGAGGCGGCGCTGCGGGCGTGCGAGCGCTTCACGCTGTTCACGCTGGCCGAGTCCCTGGGCGGCGTCGAGTCGCTGGTGGAGCACCCGCACCGGATGACCCACGCCAGCGCCGCGGGCTCGCCGCTGGAGGTGCCGGCCGACCTGGTCCGGCTCTCGGTGGGCATCGAGGACGTCGACGACCTGCTCGCCGACCTGGAGCAGGCCCTCCGCTGA
- a CDS encoding UPF0182 family protein, which translates to MRPPVSVPTLSRRAKVVIGSIAVLLVLFTAIGTLTNVYVDYLWFDETGYTEVFWTELQTRALLFAVAGVATGGLTALAIYLAYRFRPAFRPMSLEQQNLERYRQSLEPRRTLVLSAVAVVVGLFAGFTAQGSWQTWLTFRHAVPFGDPDPEFGLDLSFFVFEYPFYRLLLSFGFAIVLLALIGSLLTHYVFGGLRLQTPGQKLTGAAMVQLSVLLGLFVALKALAYWLDRYGLVYSDRGELFSGASYTDVNALLPAKTILVFAAAFCAIAFFANVVVRNFRLPAAALVLLLLSSLVIGVAYPAIVQQFVVRPSANEREADYIERAIASTRAAYGLTDVEYDDFAEEATGDDVDTDAALAQLRADDATIPNARLLDPNVLAGTFTARQQIRNVYGFPEKLDIDRYTINGETRDYVVAVRELDSNSLSENQDTWINRHTVYTHGNGFVAAPANQVVTGAEGGEPNFTSRDLPTTGDIEVEQGRIYYGELIGNDNYSVVGAPEGADAREFDRPEDGSDGEVNNTYDGEGGVAIGSFFRQLTFAIYYRERNFLLSGAVNDASKVLYVRDPRERVEKAAPFLEVDGDPYPAVIDGRVTWILDGYTTSDAYPYSERMELGEATTDALTGQGTAALPDEQFNYIRNSVKATVDAYTGEVTLYEWDEQDPVLQAYEAAFPGTVQPKDEMSEELVAHVRYPEDLFKLQRDILTRYHVSNPSDFYSQNDRWAVPSDPTQDTQTEEAQPPYYILAARPNEEGATFQLTSALNAFRRQNLSAFISASSDPETYGKIQVLRLPGNTPFRGPQQVQQSFNTDDEVAQDLTLFNSRDSRAVFGNLLTLPIGGNGLLYVQPLYVQGTGENSFPLLRKVLVNYGGRVGYADTLSEALDQVFGAGAGDTATDSDDAGTTPDTQEPTPTEPTTPTQPTTPTEPTTPTEPTTPPADGGGSNPALDQAVADLDAALQRLEDAQRNGDFAAQGQALEDLQRAADAYEAAQGGAAAPATPTG; encoded by the coding sequence ATGAGGCCCCCCGTGTCCGTGCCGACGCTGTCGCGGCGCGCGAAGGTGGTCATCGGGTCCATCGCCGTGCTGCTGGTGCTGTTCACGGCCATCGGGACACTGACCAACGTCTACGTCGACTACCTCTGGTTCGACGAGACCGGATACACCGAGGTCTTCTGGACCGAGCTCCAGACGCGCGCGCTGCTGTTCGCGGTGGCCGGCGTGGCCACCGGCGGCCTGACCGCGCTGGCGATCTACCTCGCCTACCGCTTCCGCCCGGCGTTCCGCCCGATGTCGCTGGAGCAGCAGAACCTGGAGCGCTACCGGCAGTCGCTGGAGCCGCGCCGCACGCTGGTGCTCAGCGCCGTCGCCGTCGTCGTCGGCCTGTTCGCCGGCTTCACCGCGCAGGGCAGCTGGCAGACGTGGCTGACCTTCCGCCACGCGGTGCCCTTCGGGGACCCCGACCCGGAGTTCGGCCTGGACCTGTCCTTCTTCGTCTTCGAGTACCCCTTCTACCGGCTGCTGCTGAGCTTCGGCTTCGCGATCGTGCTGCTGGCGCTGATCGGCTCGCTGCTCACCCACTACGTGTTCGGTGGGCTGCGGCTGCAGACGCCGGGGCAGAAGCTGACCGGCGCGGCGATGGTGCAGCTGTCGGTGCTGCTCGGCCTGTTCGTGGCCCTCAAGGCCCTGGCCTACTGGTTGGACCGCTACGGGCTGGTCTACTCCGACCGCGGTGAGCTGTTCAGCGGCGCGAGCTACACCGACGTCAACGCGCTGCTGCCGGCCAAGACGATCCTGGTGTTCGCAGCGGCCTTCTGCGCCATCGCGTTCTTCGCCAACGTCGTCGTCCGCAACTTCCGGCTGCCGGCCGCGGCGCTGGTCCTGCTGCTGCTGTCCAGCCTGGTGATCGGCGTCGCCTACCCGGCGATCGTCCAGCAGTTCGTCGTCCGCCCGAGCGCCAACGAGCGCGAGGCCGACTACATCGAGCGGGCCATCGCCTCGACCCGCGCGGCCTACGGCCTCACCGACGTCGAGTACGACGACTTCGCCGAGGAGGCCACCGGCGACGACGTCGACACCGACGCCGCGCTCGCCCAGCTGCGCGCCGACGACGCGACGATCCCGAACGCCCGGCTGCTCGACCCCAACGTGCTCGCCGGCACGTTCACCGCGCGCCAGCAGATCCGCAACGTCTACGGCTTCCCCGAGAAGCTCGACATCGACCGCTACACGATCAACGGCGAGACCCGTGACTACGTCGTCGCCGTCCGGGAGCTCGACAGCAACAGCCTGTCGGAGAACCAGGACACCTGGATCAACCGGCACACCGTCTACACGCACGGCAACGGGTTCGTGGCCGCGCCGGCCAACCAGGTGGTCACCGGCGCCGAGGGCGGCGAGCCGAACTTCACCAGCCGCGACCTGCCCACCACCGGCGACATCGAGGTCGAGCAGGGCCGGATCTACTACGGCGAGCTGATCGGCAACGACAACTACTCGGTCGTCGGTGCGCCCGAGGGTGCCGACGCGCGCGAGTTCGACCGGCCCGAGGACGGCTCCGACGGCGAGGTGAACAACACCTACGACGGCGAGGGTGGCGTCGCGATCGGCAGCTTCTTCCGGCAGCTGACGTTCGCCATCTACTACCGCGAGCGCAACTTCCTGCTCTCGGGAGCGGTCAACGACGCCTCGAAGGTGCTCTACGTGCGCGACCCGCGCGAGCGGGTGGAGAAGGCCGCGCCGTTCCTCGAGGTCGACGGCGACCCGTACCCGGCGGTCATCGACGGGCGGGTCACCTGGATCCTCGACGGCTACACGACGTCGGACGCCTACCCCTACAGCGAGCGGATGGAGCTCGGCGAGGCCACGACCGACGCCCTCACCGGCCAGGGCACGGCCGCCCTGCCCGACGAGCAGTTCAACTACATCCGCAACTCGGTCAAGGCCACCGTCGACGCCTACACCGGCGAGGTGACCCTCTACGAGTGGGACGAGCAGGACCCGGTGCTGCAGGCCTACGAGGCCGCCTTCCCCGGGACCGTGCAGCCCAAGGACGAGATGAGCGAGGAACTCGTCGCCCACGTGCGCTACCCCGAGGACCTGTTCAAGCTGCAGCGCGACATCCTCACGCGCTACCACGTGAGCAACCCCAGCGACTTCTACAGCCAGAACGACCGCTGGGCGGTGCCGTCGGACCCGACGCAGGACACGCAGACCGAGGAGGCGCAGCCGCCGTACTACATCCTCGCCGCACGTCCGAACGAGGAGGGCGCGACGTTCCAGCTCACCAGCGCGCTCAACGCGTTCCGCCGGCAGAACCTCTCGGCGTTCATCTCCGCCTCGAGCGACCCGGAGACCTACGGCAAGATCCAGGTGCTGCGCCTGCCGGGGAACACGCCGTTCCGCGGGCCGCAGCAGGTCCAGCAGTCGTTCAACACCGACGACGAGGTCGCGCAGGACCTGACGCTGTTCAACAGCCGCGACTCCCGGGCGGTGTTCGGCAACCTGCTGACCCTGCCGATCGGCGGCAACGGCCTGCTCTACGTGCAGCCGCTGTACGTGCAGGGGACGGGGGAGAACTCCTTCCCGCTGCTGCGCAAGGTGCTGGTCAACTACGGCGGCCGGGTCGGCTACGCCGACACGCTCTCCGAGGCGCTGGACCAGGTCTTCGGCGCCGGGGCGGGTGACACCGCGACCGACTCCGACGACGCCGGCACCACGCCGGACACCCAGGAGCCGACGCCCACCGAGCCCACGACGCCCACCCAGCCGACGACGCCCACCGAGCCGACGACGCCCACCGAGCCGACGACGCCGCCGGCCGACGGCGGCGGGTCGAACCCGGCGCTGGACCAGGCCGTGGCCGACCTCGACGCCGCCCTCCAGCGGCTGGAGGACGCCCAGCGCAACGGCGACTTCGCGGCGCAGGGCCAGGCGCTGGAGGACCTGCAGCGGGCCGCGGACGCCTACGAGGCAGCCCAGGGTGGGGCCGCGGCACCCGCCACACCCACCGGCTGA